A DNA window from Acidobacteriota bacterium contains the following coding sequences:
- a CDS encoding MoaD/ThiS family protein gives MRVLYFGVLKETLGRESEMVDLAEGACVADVLARFGNEEQMRSIAVAVNHEYARREDVLRDGDEVALLPPVSGGVR, from the coding sequence GTGCGTGTGCTCTATTTTGGTGTGTTGAAGGAAACTCTTGGCCGGGAGAGCGAGATGGTCGATCTGGCTGAGGGCGCGTGTGTGGCGGATGTGTTGGCACGGTTTGGGAACGAGGAGCAGATGCGGTCGATTGCGGTGGCGGTCAATCACGAGTATGCGCGCCGGGAGGATGTGTTGCGGGATGGGGATGAGGTGGCTCTGCTGCCTCCGGTGAGCGGAGGTGTTAGATGA
- a CDS encoding molybdenum cofactor biosynthesis protein MoaE: MRIEIVDAPIVADEIVAAMKAGSDGAVCVFDGIVRDNTRGRKTLHLDYEAYREMALAQMNALAVEAVERFGVRDVALVHRLGRLLVGETSVLIVVASAHRGAAFDACRWLIDTLKKTVPIWKKEQFVDGAVWADGEPFPEEIAPGGRV, from the coding sequence ATGAGGATCGAAATCGTCGATGCGCCGATTGTTGCAGACGAGATTGTTGCCGCGATGAAGGCTGGCAGCGATGGCGCTGTGTGTGTGTTCGACGGGATCGTTCGCGATAACACGCGCGGGAGGAAGACGCTGCACCTGGACTATGAAGCCTATCGCGAGATGGCATTGGCGCAGATGAATGCGCTGGCAGTGGAGGCGGTGGAGAGGTTTGGCGTGCGCGATGTGGCGCTGGTGCATCGGCTGGGACGGCTGTTGGTGGGGGAGACGAGTGTGCTGATCGTGGTGGCGTCGGCGCATCGCGGCGCTGCGTTCGATGCGTGCCGGTGGCTGATCGATACGCTCAAGAAGACGGTGCCGATCTGGAAGAAGGAACAGTTTGTGGACGGAGCGGTGTGGGCGGATGGCGAGCCGTTTCCTGAAGAGATTGCTCCGGGTGGGCGCGTGTGA
- a CDS encoding VWA domain-containing protein — protein sequence MRVAGVVLGAALLMQAPIVRRPPMKPVQPDEESQQPVGQGKTDEGKVPTIRVESRLVNVAVNVVDKTGAPVGGLQQGDFEVLEDGKPQKIAYFEKESTTPLSIVLAIDASESVLRNESLEKNAAKRFVNTLLREQDELDLMDFSDTVREIVPFTNQKKKIEAGLNQIQRGAETALFDAIYLASDRLSQTRNDAGRRRVLVLITDGSDTAKRSRYGQALEEAQRAGAMIYSIIIVPVWADAGRDTGGEHALVQLSNDTGGKYFYVEDKKDLEPAFARVSDDLRTQYVIGYYAPQRGRDTSFRSVKVRMKDPALGKKYDLRHRSGYYADGR from the coding sequence ATGAGAGTGGCGGGAGTGGTGCTGGGGGCAGCGCTTTTGATGCAGGCTCCGATTGTGCGGCGGCCTCCGATGAAGCCGGTGCAGCCGGATGAGGAGTCGCAGCAGCCTGTTGGGCAAGGGAAGACGGACGAGGGCAAGGTCCCGACGATTCGCGTGGAGTCGCGGCTGGTGAATGTGGCGGTGAACGTCGTCGATAAGACGGGAGCGCCGGTGGGTGGTTTGCAGCAGGGCGACTTCGAGGTACTGGAGGACGGCAAGCCGCAGAAGATCGCTTACTTTGAAAAGGAGTCGACGACACCTCTTTCGATTGTGCTGGCGATCGATGCGAGTGAGAGTGTGCTGCGGAACGAGAGCCTGGAGAAGAATGCGGCGAAGCGTTTTGTGAATACGCTGCTGCGCGAGCAGGATGAGCTGGACCTGATGGACTTCTCGGATACGGTGCGCGAGATTGTGCCGTTTACCAATCAGAAGAAAAAGATTGAGGCGGGTCTGAACCAGATCCAGCGAGGAGCGGAGACAGCGCTGTTTGACGCTATCTATCTGGCTTCGGACCGTCTGTCGCAGACAAGAAACGATGCCGGTCGAAGGCGCGTGCTGGTGTTGATTACGGACGGTTCGGACACGGCGAAGCGCTCGCGCTATGGACAGGCGCTCGAAGAGGCGCAGAGAGCGGGCGCGATGATCTACTCGATCATTATCGTGCCGGTGTGGGCGGACGCGGGGCGAGATACCGGCGGAGAGCATGCGCTGGTGCAGTTGTCGAATGACACGGGAGGAAAGTATTTCTACGTGGAAGACAAGAAGGACCTGGAGCCTGCGTTTGCGCGGGTCTCGGATGACCTGCGGACGCAGTATGTGATCGGCTACTACGCTCCGCAGCGGGGCAGAGATACTTCGTTTCGTTCGGTGAAAGTGCGGATGAAGGACCCGGCGCTGGGGAAGAAGTATGATCTGCGGCACAGAAGCGGGTACTACGCGGATGGAAGGTAG
- a CDS encoding inositol monophosphatase — translation MSQFEFVGVAEGIAREAGALLKSYYERGVTAEYKGDVDLVTEADKASERLIRERLHEVFPTHGVYGEEGTRDRLESEYRWYVDPLDGTTNFAHGFPAFCVLLGLERRRPGLAADQDGEMVAGVTYDPLRDEMFVAEKGKGAWLIPGGLSLSGRGNARRIHVSKVKTLQESLTATGFPSQKRHGSPNIHFYQQITLRSHGVRRAGAAGLDLAYVACGRLEGFWEFNLNPWDTSAGVLLVEEAGGTVTHFDGGAFTLDSREVLATNGLIKDEMVHIFTEMFAGRELDRIPTPAEFAARRAAEK, via the coding sequence GTGAGCCAGTTTGAGTTTGTGGGTGTTGCCGAGGGAATTGCGCGCGAGGCCGGGGCGCTGCTGAAGAGCTACTACGAGCGAGGTGTGACGGCCGAGTACAAAGGCGACGTCGACCTGGTGACCGAGGCGGACAAGGCGAGCGAGCGGCTGATTCGCGAGCGACTGCATGAAGTATTTCCCACACACGGTGTTTACGGCGAAGAGGGGACGCGTGACCGGCTGGAGAGCGAGTATCGCTGGTACGTCGATCCGCTGGATGGCACGACGAACTTCGCGCATGGGTTTCCGGCGTTCTGCGTGTTGCTGGGGTTGGAGCGTCGCAGGCCGGGACTGGCGGCAGACCAGGACGGTGAGATGGTTGCGGGTGTGACGTACGACCCGCTGCGCGATGAGATGTTTGTCGCTGAGAAGGGCAAGGGCGCGTGGCTGATCCCCGGCGGCCTGAGCTTGTCGGGGAGGGGAAATGCACGGCGGATTCATGTGTCGAAGGTGAAGACGCTGCAGGAGTCGCTGACGGCGACCGGCTTTCCCAGCCAGAAGCGCCATGGCAGTCCGAACATCCACTTCTATCAGCAGATCACGCTGCGGTCGCATGGTGTTCGTCGCGCAGGGGCGGCGGGGCTCGATCTTGCGTATGTCGCCTGCGGACGGCTGGAGGGGTTCTGGGAGTTCAATCTGAATCCCTGGGACACGTCTGCGGGCGTATTGCTGGTCGAGGAGGCAGGCGGTACAGTGACGCACTTCGACGGCGGAGCGTTTACGCTGGACAGCCGCGAGGTTCTGGCGACGAACGGGCTGATAAAAGACGAGATGGTGCACATCTTTACGGAGATGTTTGCGGGGCGGGAGCTGGATCGGATTCCTACGCCGGCGGAGTTTGCGGCACGGCGGGCTGCAGAGAAATAG
- a CDS encoding ferredoxin family protein, with protein sequence MAYVIAEPCIGTKDTACVDACPVDCIHPKKDEAGHGDSAQLFIDPVECIDCGACVPVCPVSAIYAGDDLPEKWAEFQQKAADHYGR encoded by the coding sequence ATGGCTTATGTGATTGCGGAACCGTGCATCGGGACAAAGGACACCGCTTGTGTTGATGCCTGCCCGGTGGACTGTATCCACCCGAAGAAGGATGAGGCGGGTCACGGAGATTCGGCGCAGCTCTTCATCGATCCGGTCGAGTGCATCGACTGCGGCGCGTGCGTTCCGGTTTGTCCGGTTTCGGCGATCTACGCCGGAGACGATCTGCCTGAGAAGTGGGCAGAGTTCCAGCAGAAGGCCGCCGATCACTACGGCCGGTAG